A window of the Juglans microcarpa x Juglans regia isolate MS1-56 chromosome 5D, Jm3101_v1.0, whole genome shotgun sequence genome harbors these coding sequences:
- the LOC121266309 gene encoding dof zinc finger protein DOF1.4-like: MGLSSRQVSGDGLDWSQAFLQDQTTLELPKTPPIMRRQQQQNQQQQFEPLKCPRCDSSNTKFCYYNNYNKSQPRHFCRACKRHWTKGGTLRNVPVGGGRKNKRLKKSSTATSASTSASAATTSTTNSDVDNKLKTAHMAIQAQQQRNNLPLSLGDQKCTSDILYQALLLPPSSLPQKNLFNSSNLDSKNLSANNNVCLGSAPHLPLDQNLNFPFSSSSSFNTNPSPIPTSFQSSDVYNNYTDQEFKTMGEPTITNIMANPSSTATQPWQIPTTTSGMDMSTYWTWDDIDTFASTDLNLQWDDFEIKP; this comes from the coding sequence ATGGGTTTGAGTTCTAGGCAGGTTTCTGGCGATGGGCTTGATTGGAGCCAAGCCTTCTTGCAGGATCAAACAACTTTGGAGCTGCCCAAAACTCCTCCGATCATGAGACGGCAACAGCAACAAAATCAGCAGCAACAATTCGAGCCATTAAAGTGTCCGAGGTGTGATTCATCAAACACGAAGTTTTGTTACTACAACAACTATAACAAGTCCCAGCCTCGGCATTTCTGCAGAGCTTGTAAAAGGCACTGGACTAAGGGTGGAACTCTACGCAACGTTCCGGTTGGTGGCGGCCGCAAGAATAAGAGGCTAAAAAAATCAAGCACTGCTACCTCTGCCAGCACCAGCGCTAGTGCAGCCACCACCAGCACCACCAATAGCGATGTCGATAATAAGCTCAAGACGGCCCACATGGCTATTCAAGCTCAGCAGCAGAGGAACAATCTTCCTCTTTCACTAGGTGATCAGAAATGCACGTCTGATATCCTCTACCAGGCGTTGCTTCTTCCACCGTCTTCGCTGCCGCAAAAGAATTTGTTCAACTCTAGCAACTTGGACAGCAAAAATCTCAGCGCCAACAACAACGTCTGTTTGGGTTCAGCTCCGCATCTTCCTCTAGATCAAAACCTAAACTTTCCCTTCTCAAGCTCAAGCTCTTTTAACACAAACCCATCTCCAATCCCAACCTCTTTCCAGTCCTCAGATGTTTATAATAATTACACCGATCAAGAGTTCAAAACCATGGGGGAGCCAACCATTACCAATATCATGGCCAACCCAAGCAGCACTGCCACTCAGCCATGGCAGATACCTACAACAACCAGTGGTATGGACATGTCTACTTACTGGACTTGGGATGATATTGATACCTTTGCCTCCACCGATCTCAATCTTCAATGGGATGATTTTGAAATCAAACCATAA